From Rhodococcus antarcticus, the proteins below share one genomic window:
- a CDS encoding sulfite exporter TauE/SafE family protein: MPAVSEILLLTLAGLVAGAVNAVAGGGSLIVFPALLAAGLSPLSANVTNSIAQWPSYVGATYGQRSDLAGQGPRLRLVVPVAAAGGLVGALLLLVLPSSVFDAIVPVLVLAASALMALSPQIKRWTGEQRPGEGDRTPALVSAVFVSAVYGGYFGGALGVILVSLLAITANDTLRRNNATKAVLSLAVASVTIVVFAIGAPVEWTYVLAVAPATLVGGFLGAKLAQRLNEAVLRWSVVVLGLAVGVYLLLR; encoded by the coding sequence GTGCCTGCCGTGTCGGAGATCCTGCTGCTCACGCTCGCCGGGCTGGTGGCCGGCGCGGTCAACGCCGTGGCCGGCGGGGGCTCGCTCATCGTCTTCCCCGCGCTGCTCGCCGCCGGGCTGTCCCCGCTCTCCGCGAACGTCACCAACTCCATCGCCCAGTGGCCGAGCTACGTGGGGGCCACCTACGGGCAGCGTTCCGACCTCGCCGGACAGGGACCGCGGCTGCGGCTGGTGGTCCCGGTGGCCGCGGCCGGCGGGCTGGTCGGTGCACTGCTGCTGCTGGTCCTGCCGTCCTCGGTGTTCGACGCGATCGTCCCCGTCCTCGTGCTCGCGGCGAGCGCGCTCATGGCCCTCTCGCCCCAGATCAAGCGCTGGACGGGCGAGCAGCGTCCCGGCGAGGGAGACCGCACCCCAGCCCTGGTCAGCGCCGTGTTCGTCTCCGCGGTGTACGGCGGCTACTTCGGCGGAGCGCTCGGGGTGATCCTCGTGTCCCTGCTCGCCATCACGGCCAACGACACCCTGCGCCGCAACAACGCGACCAAGGCCGTGCTCTCGCTGGCGGTCGCATCGGTGACGATCGTGGTGTTCGCGATCGGCGCGCCGGTCGAGTGGACCTACGTGCTCGCCGTCGCCCCCGCCACGCTGGTCGGCGGCTTCCTCGGCGCCAAGCTCGCGCAGCGGCTGAACGAGGCCGTGCTGCGCTGGTCGGTGGTGGTGCTGGGTCTCGCGGTCGGCGTGTACCTCCTGCTCCGGTGA
- a CDS encoding MFS transporter: MNAGPDPYRWVVLGAGTLAQGSTAALFLGLASVTPLLRTAYDVDVAGVGALLGAVSVGILATLLPWGVLTDRVGERPVMVTGLVGTAATLLVLPLVRTAVPAALLLGLAGAFGASVNAASGRAVMTWFPARGRGVAMGVRQSATPLGAALAAALLPGLGAAQGLPGVYRALAGLAGAAAVVVLVAVHEPAGSTRVARTPVSSVLRHRPLWRLSLAAGLLVVPQFTVGALLVEYLHDDRGLTVAVAAAVLAAGQLASALGRLGIGAWSDRTGSRVRPLRAVGVATAAAFALVALVDLTLDVRSVWLLGPLLVVATVLATCWNGLAFTLAGEIAPPGQAAAAMSVENSANYLAAALTPVTLGAVATGLGWWATFALAGLAAAVSAVLLRSGGATAEVLRAHVVDAPAR; encoded by the coding sequence GTGAACGCCGGTCCCGACCCCTACCGCTGGGTCGTCCTCGGCGCCGGCACCCTCGCCCAGGGTTCGACGGCCGCGCTCTTCCTCGGCCTCGCGTCGGTGACCCCCTTGCTGCGCACCGCCTACGACGTCGACGTCGCCGGGGTCGGCGCCCTCCTGGGAGCCGTCTCCGTCGGCATCCTGGCCACCCTGCTCCCGTGGGGGGTCCTGACCGACCGGGTGGGCGAGCGACCGGTGATGGTGACCGGCCTCGTGGGCACCGCCGCCACGCTGCTCGTGCTCCCCCTGGTGCGCACCGCCGTCCCGGCCGCGCTCCTGCTGGGTCTTGCCGGCGCGTTCGGGGCGAGCGTCAACGCGGCGAGCGGGCGGGCGGTGATGACGTGGTTCCCGGCCCGGGGGCGCGGCGTGGCCATGGGGGTCCGGCAGTCCGCCACACCGCTCGGTGCTGCGCTGGCCGCCGCGCTGCTGCCGGGACTCGGCGCGGCGCAGGGGCTCCCCGGCGTGTACCGCGCGCTCGCGGGGCTCGCGGGGGCGGCGGCCGTGGTCGTGCTGGTGGCCGTCCACGAACCGGCCGGGTCCACCCGCGTCGCGCGCACGCCCGTGAGCTCCGTGCTCCGGCACCGGCCGCTGTGGCGGCTGTCGCTGGCCGCGGGCCTGCTCGTGGTGCCGCAGTTCACCGTCGGCGCCCTGCTCGTGGAGTACCTGCACGACGACCGCGGACTCACGGTGGCGGTGGCCGCGGCGGTGCTGGCGGCCGGCCAGCTGGCCTCAGCGCTGGGCCGGCTGGGGATCGGCGCCTGGTCGGACCGCACGGGCAGCCGGGTGCGACCGCTCCGGGCGGTGGGAGTGGCGACCGCGGCGGCGTTCGCGCTCGTGGCGCTGGTCGACCTCACCCTGGACGTGCGCTCGGTGTGGCTGCTCGGCCCGCTGCTCGTCGTGGCGACCGTCCTGGCCACCTGTTGGAACGGCCTGGCCTTCACCCTGGCCGGCGAGATCGCACCGCCGGGCCAGGCCGCCGCGGCCATGAGCGTGGAGAACTCGGCCAACTACCTGGCGGCGGCGCTCACGCCCGTGACCCTGGGCGCGGTGGCCACAGGGCTCGGGTGGTGGGCCACCTTCGCCCTGGCCGGGCTCGCCGCCGCGGTCTCGGCCGTGCTGCTCCGGTCGGGGGGTGCGACCGCCGAGGTGCTGCGCGCCCACGTGGTCGACGCACCCGCCCGGTAG
- a CDS encoding zinc ribbon domain-containing protein, whose translation MNVDPTVQKRLLDLAAVDAELTRTAHRRRTLPESAELERLQVDRQARKDAAVAVEMVLDDLDRDIRKLETEVENVRRREDKDRALLAGGAVNAKQMTDLQHELESLTRRQGVLEDELLEVMERREASAADHDHAGAQLSQTEDEVVDAQRRRDDAIADLDSADTRCAADRSALLSQFPAELLAAYDRQRAKGDAGAALLQARRCGACRLELDRNEIARIAKVAADEVVRCDSCGAILVRTAESGL comes from the coding sequence GTGAACGTCGACCCCACCGTCCAGAAGCGGCTGCTCGACCTGGCCGCCGTCGACGCCGAGCTCACCCGCACCGCGCACCGCCGCCGCACCCTCCCCGAGTCCGCCGAGCTCGAGCGCCTGCAGGTGGACCGCCAGGCCCGCAAGGACGCCGCCGTGGCCGTGGAGATGGTGCTCGACGACCTCGACCGCGACATCCGCAAGCTCGAGACCGAGGTCGAGAACGTCCGCCGCCGGGAGGACAAGGACCGCGCCCTGCTGGCCGGGGGAGCGGTCAACGCCAAGCAGATGACCGACCTGCAGCACGAGCTGGAGAGCCTGACCCGCCGCCAGGGCGTCCTGGAGGACGAGCTGCTCGAGGTGATGGAGCGGCGCGAGGCCTCGGCCGCCGACCACGACCACGCGGGGGCGCAGCTGAGCCAGACCGAGGACGAGGTCGTGGACGCCCAGCGCCGCCGCGACGATGCGATCGCCGACCTGGACTCCGCCGACACCCGCTGTGCTGCTGATCGTTCCGCTCTGCTCAGCCAGTTCCCGGCCGAGCTGCTCGCCGCCTACGACCGCCAGCGGGCCAAGGGCGACGCCGGGGCCGCGCTCCTGCAGGCCCGTCGCTGCGGGGCGTGCCGCCTGGAGCTCGACCGCAACGAGATCGCCCGCATCGCCAAGGTCGCCGCCGACGAGGTGGTGCGCTGCGACAGCTGCGGAGCGATCCTGGTGCGGACGGCCGAGTCCGGGCTGTGA
- a CDS encoding fatty acid desaturase family protein yields the protein MAITDIKEFAHLTEADVEALGRELDAIRRDVEESRGAKDAAYIRKAIQLQRGLAAAGRVTLFASAFPPAWVAGTAMLGAAKIIENMELGHNVIHGQWDWMNDPEIHSSAWEWDTACPSEHWKHSHNYVHHKYTNVVGKDKDVGYGILRMTRDQPWSPANLGQPVYNAALAAFFQYGVALHDLDVEAIRKGEKSLAGTAAQAKVVGRKIARQLTKDYVVFPLLTGPAFLSTITANATANLVRNLWSYGVIFCGHFPDGAEKFTEAELEGETPPEWYLRQMLGSANFTAGLVMAFLAGNLCYQIEHHLFPDLPSNRYAEMSVPVRALCEKYELPYTTGPLWAQLLKAQRTIWKLSLPDRFLRASADNAPETGSERGTSARQRIAETAARRARGGWRSIVAA from the coding sequence GTGGCCATCACCGACATCAAGGAGTTCGCCCACCTCACCGAGGCCGATGTGGAGGCGCTGGGCCGCGAGCTCGACGCGATCCGCCGCGACGTCGAGGAGTCCCGGGGGGCCAAGGACGCCGCCTACATCCGCAAGGCCATCCAGCTGCAGCGGGGCCTCGCCGCCGCGGGCCGGGTCACGCTGTTCGCCAGCGCGTTCCCGCCGGCCTGGGTCGCGGGCACGGCCATGCTCGGGGCCGCCAAGATCATCGAGAACATGGAGCTCGGCCACAACGTCATCCACGGCCAGTGGGACTGGATGAACGACCCCGAGATCCACTCCAGCGCCTGGGAGTGGGACACCGCGTGCCCGTCCGAGCACTGGAAGCACTCCCACAACTACGTCCACCACAAGTACACCAACGTCGTCGGCAAGGACAAGGACGTCGGCTACGGCATCCTGCGGATGACCCGCGACCAGCCGTGGAGCCCGGCCAACCTCGGCCAGCCCGTCTACAACGCGGCGCTGGCGGCGTTCTTCCAGTACGGCGTGGCCCTGCACGACCTCGACGTCGAGGCCATCCGCAAGGGCGAGAAGAGCCTCGCCGGGACGGCGGCGCAGGCCAAGGTCGTCGGTCGCAAGATCGCGCGCCAGCTGACCAAGGACTACGTGGTCTTCCCGCTGCTCACCGGCCCCGCGTTCCTGTCGACCATCACCGCCAACGCGACGGCCAACCTCGTGCGCAACCTGTGGTCCTACGGCGTGATCTTCTGCGGCCACTTCCCCGACGGCGCCGAGAAGTTCACCGAGGCCGAGCTCGAGGGCGAGACGCCACCGGAGTGGTACCTGCGCCAGATGCTGGGCTCGGCCAACTTCACCGCCGGCCTGGTGATGGCCTTCCTCGCCGGCAACCTCTGCTACCAGATCGAGCACCACCTGTTCCCGGACCTGCCCAGCAACCGCTACGCGGAGATGTCCGTGCCCGTCCGCGCGCTGTGCGAGAAGTACGAGCTGCCCTACACCACGGGCCCGCTGTGGGCCCAGCTCCTCAAGGCGCAGCGCACCATCTGGAAGCTCTCCCTGCCCGACCGCTTCCTGCGCGCGAGCGCGGACAACGCACCGGAGACCGGGTCCGAGCGGGGAACCAGCGCACGACAGCGCATCGCCGAGACCGCCGCCCGGCGCGCCAGGGGCGGCTGGCGCTCGATCGTGGCCGCGTGA
- a CDS encoding putative quinol monooxygenase produces MILIVVKFPVRPERAEAWLDLVAEFTRDVRAEEGNLFFEWSRSVDEPSTFVLVEGFASQEAGEAHVATDHFQKAIAWMGAEVTAKPAIIYTDAPQEGWNEMGEVTPR; encoded by the coding sequence GTGATCCTCATCGTCGTCAAGTTCCCCGTCCGCCCCGAGCGCGCCGAGGCGTGGCTGGACCTCGTCGCGGAGTTCACCCGTGACGTCCGGGCCGAGGAGGGCAACCTGTTCTTCGAGTGGTCCCGCAGCGTGGACGAGCCGAGCACGTTCGTCCTCGTCGAGGGCTTCGCGTCCCAGGAGGCGGGCGAGGCGCACGTGGCCACCGACCACTTCCAGAAGGCGATCGCGTGGATGGGCGCCGAGGTCACGGCCAAGCCCGCCATCATCTACACCGACGCCCCGCAGGAGGGCTGGAACGAGATGGGCGAGGTCACACCCCGCTGA
- the fgd gene encoding glucose-6-phosphate dehydrogenase (coenzyme-F420), protein MTLTLGYKASAEQFTPRDLVEFSVLAEEVGLDSVVVSDHFQPWRHTGGHAPFSLAWMAAVGERTSRVQLGTSVLTATFRYNPAVVAQAFATMACLYPERVMLGLGTGEALNETAVTGAEWPDFKGRFGRMREAVRLMRQLWTEDEVTFDGEFYRTVAATVYDKPETPVPVYIAAGGPVVAKYAGRAGDGFICTSGKGMDLYTGKLLPAVAEGAAAAGRDVAGIDKMIEIKLSYDRDPERAKENCRFWAPLSLTPEQKHSVDSAVEMERLADELPIEQVTSRWIVASSPEQVLEQVRPYVDAGLNHLVFHGPGHDQRRFLTQLSEDVLPVLRTL, encoded by the coding sequence ATGACGCTGACCCTGGGCTACAAGGCCTCCGCGGAGCAGTTCACCCCGCGCGACCTGGTCGAGTTCTCCGTGCTGGCCGAGGAGGTGGGCCTGGACAGCGTGGTCGTCAGCGACCACTTCCAGCCGTGGCGGCACACCGGGGGGCACGCCCCGTTCTCGCTGGCCTGGATGGCGGCGGTGGGGGAGCGCACGTCGCGGGTGCAGCTGGGCACCAGCGTGCTGACCGCGACGTTCCGCTACAACCCCGCGGTGGTCGCGCAGGCGTTCGCGACCATGGCCTGCCTGTACCCCGAGCGGGTGATGCTCGGCCTGGGCACGGGTGAGGCGCTGAACGAGACGGCCGTCACCGGCGCCGAGTGGCCGGACTTCAAGGGCCGCTTCGGCCGGATGCGCGAGGCCGTGCGCCTCATGCGACAGCTGTGGACCGAGGACGAGGTCACCTTCGACGGCGAGTTCTACCGGACCGTCGCCGCCACCGTCTACGACAAGCCGGAGACCCCGGTCCCGGTGTACATCGCGGCCGGTGGACCGGTGGTCGCGAAGTACGCGGGTCGGGCCGGTGACGGCTTCATCTGCACCTCCGGCAAGGGCATGGACCTCTACACCGGGAAGCTGCTGCCGGCCGTCGCCGAGGGGGCGGCCGCTGCGGGTCGCGACGTCGCGGGCATCGACAAGATGATCGAGATCAAGCTGTCCTACGACCGCGACCCCGAGCGGGCCAAGGAGAACTGCCGGTTCTGGGCGCCGTTGTCGCTGACCCCGGAGCAGAAGCACTCCGTGGACTCCGCGGTGGAGATGGAGCGCTTGGCCGACGAGCTGCCCATCGAGCAGGTCACCAGCCGGTGGATCGTGGCCTCGAGCCCCGAGCAGGTCCTCGAGCAGGTGCGGCCCTACGTCGACGCCGGGCTCAACCACCTCGTCTTCCACGGCCCCGGCCACGACCAGCGCCGGTTCCTGACCCAGCTCTCCGAGGACGTCCTGCCCGTCCTGCGCACCCTGTAG
- a CDS encoding helical backbone metal receptor: MRLVSLVPSLTESVAHTGFLVGATDYCVHPEGLDVARVGGSKYPDVAAVLACEPDLVLANVEENREQDVAAIAAAGVRVHVTAAPETVPDALAVLREVFVVLDLPVPRWLPEAEQLWADVPAERVRAVVPVWRRPWVVLGRDTFSGDVLRRLGVGNVFDTDPERYPRPPLDQLQDARLVVLPDEPYRFTADDGPEAFPGTPSALVSGRHLTWWGPSLLEAHGLLRAQLA, from the coding sequence GTGCGACTGGTCAGCCTCGTCCCGTCGCTGACGGAGAGCGTGGCGCACACCGGGTTCCTGGTCGGCGCCACCGACTACTGCGTGCACCCCGAGGGCCTGGACGTGGCGCGGGTCGGCGGCTCGAAGTACCCCGACGTCGCAGCGGTGCTCGCGTGCGAGCCGGACCTCGTGCTCGCCAACGTCGAGGAGAACCGCGAGCAGGACGTGGCCGCGATCGCCGCCGCAGGGGTCCGGGTGCACGTCACCGCCGCCCCGGAGACGGTGCCCGACGCCCTGGCCGTGCTGCGCGAGGTGTTCGTCGTGCTGGACCTCCCCGTTCCGAGGTGGCTGCCCGAGGCGGAGCAGCTGTGGGCCGACGTGCCCGCCGAGCGGGTGCGGGCCGTGGTCCCGGTGTGGCGCCGGCCGTGGGTCGTGCTCGGGCGCGACACGTTCTCCGGGGACGTGCTGCGCCGGCTCGGGGTCGGCAACGTGTTCGACACCGACCCGGAGCGCTACCCGCGCCCGCCCCTGGACCAGCTGCAGGACGCCCGGCTCGTGGTGCTGCCCGACGAGCCGTACCGGTTCACCGCCGACGACGGGCCGGAGGCGTTCCCCGGGACGCCGAGCGCCCTGGTCTCCGGCCGTCACCTCACGTGGTGGGGTCCGTCGCTGCTGGAGGCGCACGGGCTGCTGCGGGCCCAGCTCGCCTAG
- a CDS encoding ArsB/NhaD family transporter, whose protein sequence is MTTVALLLLGAVLAFAIASPRGLPEAVVAVPAALAVLVLGIVTPSAALEEVRALGPTVGFLAAILVLAHLADALGVFRWLATVLGRGSGGDPRRLLVLVFAAAALCTAVLNLDATVVLLTPAVLATAVALRLPPRPHAYASVHLANSASLLLPVSNLTNLLALQASGLTFLGFTALMALPWAVVVVLELAVFAVFFRRDLRRPAEPVVPAAAEPAPRTALVVLGLTLTGFAGSGLVGVEPVWVAVVGAAVLAVPAINAGATSPRQVLREASLLFVVFVLALGVVVAGVTSGPVGRALADSLPSSTSLLALLGTATLAAVLANVVNNLPATLVLLAALGGGAPAGLVLAVLLGVNIGPNLTYVGSLATLLWRRVLLARGLAPSVGTYTRLGLITVPLTLVAAVLALWVGLRVGGV, encoded by the coding sequence GTGACCACCGTCGCGCTGCTGCTGCTGGGGGCGGTGCTCGCCTTCGCGATCGCCTCCCCGCGCGGGCTGCCCGAGGCCGTGGTGGCGGTGCCGGCGGCGCTCGCGGTGCTGGTCCTGGGCATCGTCACGCCGTCGGCCGCGCTGGAGGAGGTGCGGGCGCTGGGGCCCACCGTGGGCTTCCTCGCCGCCATCCTGGTGCTCGCCCACCTCGCTGATGCCCTGGGGGTGTTCCGATGGCTCGCCACGGTGCTGGGGCGGGGCTCGGGCGGTGACCCCCGACGACTGCTCGTCCTGGTCTTCGCCGCGGCCGCCCTGTGCACCGCCGTGCTCAACCTGGACGCCACGGTGGTGCTGCTGACCCCGGCGGTCCTCGCCACCGCGGTCGCCCTGCGCCTGCCGCCGCGACCGCACGCCTACGCGAGCGTCCACCTGGCCAACTCCGCCTCGCTGCTGCTGCCCGTCTCCAACCTGACGAACCTGCTGGCGCTGCAGGCGTCCGGGCTCACCTTCCTCGGCTTCACCGCGCTGATGGCGCTGCCCTGGGCCGTGGTGGTGGTCCTCGAGCTCGCCGTGTTCGCGGTGTTCTTCCGCCGCGACCTGCGCCGACCCGCCGAGCCCGTCGTCCCGGCCGCTGCCGAGCCGGCCCCCCGGACGGCACTGGTGGTGCTGGGGCTGACCCTGACGGGCTTCGCCGGCTCCGGGCTGGTGGGCGTGGAGCCGGTCTGGGTGGCCGTGGTGGGCGCGGCCGTGCTCGCGGTGCCGGCGATCAACGCCGGCGCGACGTCGCCGCGGCAGGTCCTCCGCGAGGCCTCCCTGCTGTTCGTGGTGTTCGTGCTGGCCCTGGGCGTGGTGGTCGCCGGGGTGACGTCGGGGCCCGTCGGGAGAGCCCTGGCCGACAGCCTGCCGAGCTCCACCTCGCTGCTCGCCCTGCTCGGGACGGCGACCCTGGCGGCGGTGCTCGCCAACGTCGTGAACAACCTGCCGGCGACGCTGGTGCTGCTGGCCGCGCTGGGGGGCGGGGCGCCGGCGGGGCTGGTGCTCGCCGTGCTGCTGGGGGTGAACATCGGACCGAACCTGACCTACGTCGGCTCGCTCGCCACCCTGCTGTGGCGCCGGGTGCTCCTCGCGCGCGGGCTGGCGCCGTCGGTGGGCACGTACACGAGGCTGGGCCTGATCACGGTGCCACTGACCCTGGTGGCCGCGGTGCTCGCGCTGTGGGTGGGGCTGCGCGTCGGTGGGGTGTGA
- a CDS encoding alpha/beta fold hydrolase gives MPTTATLAATGLVVGTVAVAVSRRLRPTPRLGVDLADPLLRPPVTAPEVRTVTSADGTDLHVELHGPVDAPALVLSHGWTCSTQYWNPQVHAFAGAHRVITYDQRGHGRSEAWSGRLSPDTLAEDLAAVLEATLAPGRRAVLVGHSMGAMSVVAWAGRHPEQVRRRVGAALLASTAVDGLVAGSMLFRLPTGHPRLLTAIGRAVLTAPTPVLAPSPLSHRLIRYAALSPSATEDQVSFCEQIVLDCPPRVRSGWGDTLRTLDLRAAVASLTVPTTVLVGTADRLTPPPQARALAATLREHGHLERLVELPGVGHMSTVEAPAAADAEIRHLLELS, from the coding sequence GTGCCCACCACCGCCACCCTCGCCGCGACCGGACTGGTGGTCGGCACGGTGGCGGTGGCGGTGTCCCGGCGCCTGCGGCCCACCCCGCGACTCGGCGTCGACCTCGCCGACCCCCTGCTCCGCCCACCCGTCACCGCCCCCGAGGTCCGCACCGTCACCTCCGCCGACGGCACCGACCTGCACGTGGAGCTGCACGGCCCGGTCGACGCCCCCGCCCTGGTCCTGTCCCACGGCTGGACGTGCTCCACCCAGTACTGGAACCCGCAGGTGCACGCCTTCGCCGGCGCCCACCGCGTCATCACCTACGACCAGCGCGGGCACGGTCGCAGCGAGGCCTGGTCGGGCCGGTTGAGCCCCGACACGCTGGCCGAGGACCTCGCGGCGGTGCTGGAGGCGACCCTGGCGCCGGGACGGCGGGCGGTTCTCGTCGGCCACAGCATGGGCGCGATGAGCGTGGTGGCCTGGGCGGGGCGCCACCCCGAGCAGGTGCGCCGGCGGGTCGGTGCCGCCCTGCTCGCGAGCACCGCGGTGGACGGCCTCGTGGCGGGGTCGATGCTGTTCCGCCTGCCCACCGGCCACCCACGCCTGCTCACGGCCATCGGCAGGGCCGTGCTCACCGCACCAACGCCGGTGCTCGCGCCGTCCCCGCTGAGCCACCGGCTGATCCGGTACGCGGCGCTCTCGCCGTCGGCCACCGAGGACCAGGTCAGCTTCTGCGAGCAGATCGTGCTGGACTGCCCGCCCCGCGTGCGATCCGGGTGGGGCGACACCCTGCGCACCCTGGACCTGCGCGCGGCCGTCGCCTCGCTCACCGTGCCGACCACCGTCCTCGTGGGCACGGCGGACCGGTTGACGCCGCCGCCGCAGGCCCGCGCGCTGGCAGCCACCCTCCGCGAGCACGGCCACCTGGAGCGGCTCGTCGAGCTGCCGGGCGTCGGACACATGTCGACCGTCGAGGCCCCGGCGGCGGCGGACGCCGAGATCCGGCACCTGCTGGAGCTGTCCTAG
- a CDS encoding SOS response-associated peptidase, with the protein MCGRYASTATDADLLDLFSVVEAVGDELPVSYNVAPTQTVRTVLERVPRGARDAAPVRQLRSARWGLVPSWAKDLTGGARLINARSETVTEKPSFKAAAARRRCLVPAAGYFEWEPRDGVKVPHFLHGDGVLAFAGLYELWRPRAVDGEEPGEWVWSVTVLTTTAADTLGHIHDRSPVVLPPELQGAWLDPATTDPARVRALLEAVPEPQLTPREVGRAVGNVRNDTPDLLDPV; encoded by the coding sequence ATGTGTGGCCGGTACGCGAGCACGGCGACCGACGCCGACCTGCTCGACCTGTTCTCCGTGGTGGAGGCGGTGGGCGACGAGCTGCCGGTCTCGTACAACGTCGCCCCCACCCAGACGGTGCGCACGGTGCTCGAGCGCGTCCCGCGCGGTGCCCGGGACGCGGCGCCGGTGCGCCAGCTTCGCAGCGCCCGCTGGGGCCTGGTGCCGTCGTGGGCCAAGGACCTCACGGGCGGCGCGCGGCTGATCAACGCTCGTAGCGAGACCGTCACGGAGAAGCCGTCGTTCAAGGCCGCCGCCGCCCGGCGCCGCTGCCTGGTCCCGGCGGCCGGCTACTTCGAGTGGGAGCCGCGGGACGGGGTCAAGGTCCCGCACTTCCTGCACGGCGACGGGGTGCTGGCCTTCGCGGGGCTCTACGAGCTGTGGCGCCCGCGGGCCGTCGACGGCGAGGAGCCGGGGGAGTGGGTGTGGTCGGTGACCGTGCTGACCACCACGGCCGCGGACACCCTGGGCCACATCCACGACCGGAGCCCCGTGGTGCTGCCGCCGGAGCTGCAGGGTGCCTGGCTCGACCCGGCCACCACCGACCCTGCGCGGGTGCGCGCACTCCTGGAGGCCGTCCCGGAGCCGCAGCTCACCCCGCGCGAGGTGGGTCGCGCTGTCGGCAACGTCCGCAACGACACCCCGGACCTGCTCGACCCGGTGTGA
- a CDS encoding bifunctional RNase H/acid phosphatase: MRVVVEADGGSRGNPGPAGYGAVVFSADRSEVLAERAEGIGRATNNVAEYGGLIAGLTAAAELGADEVDVRMDSKLVVEQVSGRWKVKHPDMVPLAREAQALVRGFARVSLEWIPRAQNAHADRLANQAMDRQAGGTPKAAAPALGAGWTAPVGEPTRMLLLRHGQTALSVERRYSGRGNPGLTPLGLEQAAAAAARMATHSGVSAVVSSPLGRARQTAQAAADALGLPVQVHEGLTETDFGAWEGLTFSEARSLDPALHSRWLGDTAVAPPDGESFDAVHARVDRARADVLAAHPGTTVLVVSHVTPIKTLLRIALDSGPGILWRLHLDLASVSTADFYSDGGASVKLVNDTSHLPRA; this comes from the coding sequence GTGAGGGTCGTCGTCGAGGCCGACGGGGGTTCCCGGGGCAACCCCGGGCCGGCCGGCTACGGCGCGGTGGTGTTCTCCGCGGACCGCAGCGAGGTGCTGGCCGAACGGGCCGAGGGCATCGGCCGCGCCACCAACAACGTCGCCGAGTACGGCGGGCTCATCGCCGGGCTGACCGCGGCCGCCGAGCTCGGCGCCGACGAGGTCGACGTGCGGATGGACTCCAAGCTCGTCGTCGAGCAGGTCAGCGGCCGGTGGAAGGTCAAGCACCCGGACATGGTGCCGCTGGCTCGAGAGGCGCAGGCGCTGGTGCGCGGGTTCGCCCGTGTCAGCCTCGAGTGGATCCCCCGCGCGCAGAACGCCCACGCGGACCGGCTCGCCAACCAGGCGATGGACCGCCAGGCCGGGGGGACGCCGAAGGCCGCCGCGCCCGCGCTCGGGGCGGGCTGGACCGCGCCGGTGGGGGAGCCCACGAGGATGCTGCTGCTGCGGCACGGGCAGACCGCGCTGTCGGTCGAGCGTCGCTACTCCGGCCGTGGCAACCCCGGGCTGACGCCGCTGGGCCTCGAGCAGGCCGCGGCCGCCGCCGCACGGATGGCCACCCACTCCGGGGTCAGCGCCGTGGTCAGCTCGCCGCTGGGCCGGGCCCGGCAGACGGCGCAGGCCGCGGCCGACGCGCTCGGGTTGCCGGTGCAGGTGCACGAGGGGCTCACCGAGACCGACTTCGGGGCCTGGGAGGGCCTGACGTTCAGCGAGGCCCGGTCGCTCGACCCCGCGCTGCACTCGCGGTGGCTCGGCGACACCGCGGTCGCCCCGCCCGACGGCGAGAGCTTTGACGCCGTGCACGCCCGGGTCGACCGCGCGCGGGCCGACGTCCTCGCCGCGCACCCCGGGACGACCGTGCTGGTGGTGAGCCACGTGACGCCGATCAAGACGTTGCTGCGGATCGCCCTGGACTCCGGTCCCGGGATCCTGTGGCGGCTGCACCTGGACCTGGCCTCGGTGAGCACGGCCGACTTCTACTCCGACGGCGGCGCGAGCGTGAAGCTGGTCAACGACACGAGCCACCTGCCCCGTGCGTGA